One bacterium genomic region harbors:
- the ndhC gene encoding NADH-quinone oxidoreductase subunit A, translating to MILDYIPILLVLGVALVFGIVVVWSSTLIGPQRPNSQKTSTYESGMQPVGTTRQRISIKYYLVAMFFIIFDLEVIFVYPWAVQFRQLFGEYGISVFVSMLVFLIVLELGYLYAYKKGGFKWD from the coding sequence ATGATATTAGATTACATACCAATACTGCTTGTTTTAGGTGTTGCCCTGGTTTTTGGGATTGTAGTAGTGTGGTCATCCACATTAATTGGTCCCCAAAGACCTAACAGTCAAAAGACTTCTACTTACGAAAGCGGAATGCAGCCTGTTGGAACAACTCGACAAAGGATTTCGATAAAATATTATCTGGTTGCAATGTTCTTCATAATTTTTGATCTTGAAGTAATATTTGTTTACCCCTGGGCTGTTCAGTTCAGGCAATTATTTGGTGAGTATGGAATTTCTGTATTCGTTTCTATGTTAGTATTTCTGATAGTCCTTGAACTAGGTTATTTATACGCATATAAAAAAGGTGGATTCAAATGGGATTAG
- the nuoB gene encoding NADH-quinone oxidoreductase subunit NuoB, protein MGLEAYIKENGFLTTQLNSIIAWARKNSVWPMPMGISCCAIEMMAVGDPKYDIARFGSEVMRFTPRQCDLMIVAGTVTYKMSHVVRKIYDQMPDPKWVIAMGACTSSGGMYRSYSVVQGIDQFLPVDIYLAGCPPRPDNLLHALMMIQDKIGKTKASQFHNITIEDKGIKVPELNVIQNN, encoded by the coding sequence ATGGGATTAGAAGCTTATATAAAAGAAAATGGATTTTTAACCACTCAGCTCAATTCAATTATTGCCTGGGCAAGAAAAAATTCAGTTTGGCCGATGCCGATGGGAATTTCCTGCTGTGCGATTGAAATGATGGCTGTCGGCGATCCAAAATATGATATCGCAAGGTTTGGTTCGGAAGTCATGCGTTTTACTCCACGCCAATGTGATCTTATGATTGTGGCCGGGACAGTGACTTATAAAATGTCTCACGTTGTCAGAAAAATTTATGATCAGATGCCCGATCCAAAATGGGTTATAGCAATGGGCGCTTGCACTTCCTCCGGCGGAATGTATCGTTCTTACTCTGTTGTTCAGGGTATTGACCAGTTTTTACCGGTTGATATTTATTTGGCAGGATGCCCGCCTCGTCCGGATAATCTTCTTCATGCATTAATGATGATTCAGGATAAAATAGGAAAAACAAAAGCATCTCAATTCCATAATATTACCATTGAAGATAAAGGTATCAAAGTCCCTGAGCTAAACGTAATTCAGAACAATTGA
- a CDS encoding NADH-quinone oxidoreductase subunit C: MNLKELIPQKLKEKFPSVEFELTDYRDELTIKFDKKSVVEICTFLKSDSDLEFSWCSDVTAIDWATRKNRFTVVYNIFSMKHNFRLRLKADVDESDCTIDTVTSIWKSANWQERETYDMYGIKFTNHPDLRRMYMPEEFEYHPLRKDFPLMGIPGSLPLPKK, from the coding sequence ATGAACCTGAAAGAACTAATTCCTCAAAAGCTAAAAGAAAAATTTCCCTCAGTTGAGTTTGAGCTTACAGATTACAGAGATGAACTTACAATTAAGTTTGATAAGAAGTCTGTCGTTGAAATTTGCACATTTCTTAAATCTGACTCTGATCTTGAATTCAGCTGGTGCTCCGATGTTACTGCAATTGATTGGGCTACCCGTAAAAACAGATTTACGGTGGTGTATAATATTTTTTCGATGAAGCATAATTTCAGACTTAGACTTAAAGCTGATGTGGATGAATCTGATTGTACGATTGATACAGTTACCTCCATCTGGAAATCAGCAAACTGGCAGGAGCGTGAGACTTATGATATGTACGGTATCAAGTTCACTAATCATCCTGATTTAAGAAGAATGTATATGCCGGAAGAGTTTGAATATCATCCGTTAAGAAAAGATTTTCCTTTGATGGGCATTCCCGGCTCACTTCCTTTACCAAAGAAATAA
- the nuoD gene encoding NADH dehydrogenase (quinone) subunit D has translation MEQLEKETDPKILKALLASREDYTLEDALENEMILNMGPQHPATHGVLRLLLRLDGERIIGCVPELGYLHRGYEKMAENMSYYEYIPHTDRLDYISPMANNVAWVLAVEKLAGIEAPKRAQYIRMMIAELARIASHLVQIGSFAMDVGALTVFLWTLREREKILDIWDILCGARFTNSYTRIGGVANDAQPEALAKVKWFIDQFEPNLAEVEQLLNTNKIFIERVDGVGAISKEDAISLAFCGPNLRACGVEFDLRRNVPYLCYDEIDFKIPTYTEGDCLARYFLRLDECRESAKIVRQVLEKMPQGPVHADMPKQVLPQKDEIYTKMEELIHDFMIVNFGINPPVGEIYHAIEGSKGELGFYLVSKGEGHPWKCKIRSPSFNNIQSLPKLVIGHLISDVVAIIGSIDPIMGEADK, from the coding sequence ATGGAACAATTAGAAAAAGAAACTGATCCGAAAATTTTGAAAGCGCTTCTCGCTTCAAGAGAAGATTACACACTTGAAGATGCTCTTGAAAATGAAATGATTCTGAATATGGGTCCGCAGCATCCTGCAACTCATGGAGTACTTAGACTTTTACTAAGACTTGATGGTGAAAGAATCATTGGCTGTGTTCCGGAACTCGGATATCTTCATCGGGGTTACGAGAAGATGGCTGAAAACATGAGTTACTATGAATACATTCCGCATACAGACCGTCTCGATTACATATCTCCAATGGCAAATAATGTCGCTTGGGTTCTGGCAGTAGAAAAGCTTGCAGGTATTGAAGCACCAAAAAGAGCGCAGTACATCAGAATGATGATCGCAGAGCTTGCCAGAATTGCTTCGCATCTTGTTCAGATTGGTTCTTTTGCAATGGATGTTGGCGCTTTGACAGTATTTTTATGGACGTTGCGCGAACGTGAAAAAATTCTTGATATATGGGATATTCTTTGCGGTGCAAGGTTTACAAACAGCTATACCAGAATTGGTGGAGTTGCAAACGATGCACAGCCGGAAGCACTCGCAAAAGTAAAATGGTTCATCGATCAGTTTGAACCAAACTTAGCAGAAGTTGAACAGCTTTTGAACACAAATAAAATTTTCATTGAACGTGTCGATGGTGTTGGAGCCATTTCGAAAGAAGATGCTATCAGTCTTGCATTTTGTGGTCCAAACCTTCGGGCTTGCGGTGTTGAATTTGATCTTAGAAGGAATGTCCCTTATTTATGTTATGATGAAATCGATTTTAAAATTCCGACTTATACTGAAGGCGATTGCCTTGCCAGATATTTCTTACGTCTCGATGAATGCAGAGAGAGTGCAAAGATAGTCAGGCAGGTTCTTGAAAAAATGCCGCAGGGTCCGGTGCACGCAGATATGCCGAAACAGGTTCTTCCGCAAAAAGATGAAATCTATACAAAGATGGAAGAGCTCATTCACGATTTTATGATCGTTAATTTTGGAATCAATCCTCCCGTGGGGGAAATTTATCACGCAATTGAAGGTTCGAAAGGAGAACTTGGATTTTACCTCGTGAGCAAAGGTGAAGGTCATCCCTGGAAGTGTAAAATCCGTTCGCCCAGTTTTAATAATATTCAATCATTGCCCAAATTAGTGATTGGTCATCTTATATCAGATGTTGTTGCTATTATCGGAAGCATTGATCCAATCATGGGTGAAGCAGATAAGTAA